A part of Periplaneta americana isolate PAMFEO1 chromosome 17, P.americana_PAMFEO1_priV1, whole genome shotgun sequence genomic DNA contains:
- the LOC138693429 gene encoding tigger transposable element-derived protein 4-like, translating to MPFKWKPTENPRKKVDPGVMKAAVKCVLDDNVSIRAAAVEYEVDRKTLGRYVSKVKEGNETAFKADHNSSQIFSSEEENDLEKYLLTAARLNYGLTPKELRRFAYEYAVARGKPIGDNWKKNNQASYDWERGFMHRHPRLSLRNPQGKSLGRGTAFNPTSVGEFFQNLRSVYHTNKFGPESIYNLDETGVTNVQKPGKVIAPKGEKQVSKMTSAERGTLVTLCCAVSATGNAVPPFFVYPRQRLNDKMIDGAPVGSCAGVSPSGWMAGETFVHYWEHFIKHTKCSKERPVLVILDNHESHVTPQTLQIAKDNGITLITLPPHTSHKTQPLDRTVFGPFKTVYNQAIDDFMTTHPGETATIYQIPKFVGNAFPVSFTPANIISGFKCTGIWPFDSTIFNSTDFMSSYVTYRPSPASEDAAAISKEPHPTLITQPSCSGISPEQVRPFPKAGPKKSKNGRKRVVSRVLTDTPVKAATEKEYEEHVNRKRNQATLPSKTIRKIFPNDCEDSVSIEKERKKRRQSHFTPTADEDEASENITDDDDCEEVNNEDWGVMSAKSGDFVLVKFCTKSTACHYVGKVIQIREYECKVKFMRRYRFGSDCFVYPDVEDTSYVPFEDMKILPKPVFQDGTERMSSKLRFSVRFINLNVR from the coding sequence aTGCCTTTCAAGTGGAAACCTACTGAAAATCCAAGGAAGAAAGTAGATCCAGGAGTAATGAAAGCTGCTGTAAAGTGTGTCCTCGATGATAATGTGAGCATTCGAGCAGCTGCAGTTGAATATGAAGTTGATAGGAAGACTTTAGGGAGGTATGTTTCTAAAGTAAAGGAAGGAAATGAAACAGCTTTCAAGGCAGACCACAACAGCTCTCAGATTTTTAGTTCAGAAGAGGAAAATGATTTAGAAAAGTACCTTCTAACAGCAGCTAGGTTGAATTATGGTCTTACTCCTAAAGAGTTGCGAAGATTTGCTTATGAATATGCAGTCGCTAGAGGTAAACCAATCGGTGATAATTGGAAGAAAAACAATCAAGCCAGTTATGATTGGGAGAGAGGATTCATGCATCGTCACCCAAGACTGTCACTGCGGAATCCCCAGGGAAAAAGTCTAGGGAGAGGGACAGCCTTTAACCCAACAAGTGTAGGCGAGTTCTTCCAGAATCTTCGTTCTGTGTATCACACCAATAAATTTGGCCCAGAATCAATTTACAATCTGGATGAAACTGGGGTAACAAATGTACAGAAACCTGGCAAGGTAATTGCACCAAAAGGGGAAAAACAGGTCTCAAAAATGACATCCGCTGAGAGGGGGACACTTGTTACACTTTGCTGTGCAGTAAGTGCAACAGGAAATGCTGTTCCACCATTCTTTGTCTATCCAAGACAGAGATTAAATGATAAAATGATTGATGGTGCTCCTGTGGGTTCTTGTGCTGGTGTTAGTCCAAGTGGGTGGATGGCTGGAGAGACCTTTGTTCATTACTGGGAACACTTTATCAAACACACAAAGTGCTCTAAAGAACGTCCTGTGCTTGTCATCTTAGACAACCATGAATCTCACGTAACACCACAGACACTTCAGATCGCTAAGGACAATGGTATCACACTAATAACATTGCCACCCCACACAAGCCATAAAACTCAACCACTTGATAGAACTGTATTTGGGCCCTTCAAAACTGTTTACAATCAAGCTATTGATGACTTCATGACCACTCATCCAGGAGAGACTGCAACTATCTACCAGATCCCAAAATTTGTTGGAAATGCATTTCCTGTTTCTTTCACTCCTGCCAATATAATCAGTGGCTTTAAATGCACTGGGATCTGGCCATTTGATTCCACTATTTTCAATTCTACTGATTTTATGAGCTCATATGTAACTTATCGACCAAGTCCTGCCAGTGAAGATGCAGCAGCCATAAGCAAAGAACCCCATCCAACACTGATTACCCAGCCAAGTTGTAGTGGAATTTCACCAGAACAAGTAAGACCTTTCCCGAAAGCTGGtccaaagaaaagtaaaaatggcCGCAAAAGGGTTGTTAGTCGTGTGTTGACAGACACACCTGTCAAAGCAGCTACTGAGAAAGAGTACGAAGAACACGTCAATAGGAAGAGAAATCAGGCTACCCTTCCTTCCAaaactattaggaaaatatttcctaATGACTGTGAGGACTCTGTATCAATTGAAAAGgagaggaaaaagagaagacAATCTCACTTTACTCCTACGGCTGATGAGGACGAGGCTTCTGAAAATATAACTGATGATGACGACTGCGAGGAGGTGAATAATGAAGATTGGGGAGTGATGTCTGCTAAAAGTGGTGATTTCGTCTTGGTTAAGTTCTGCACCAAGTCGACAGCATGCCATTATGTTGGAAAAGTTATACAGATCAGAGAATATGAGTGTAAAGTGAAATTCATGCGGCGCTACCGATTCGGGTCAGACTGCTTTGTGTATCCTGATGTTGAAGACACTAGTTATGTGCCATTTGAAGATATGAAAATTCTTCCAAAACCAGTTTTTCAAGATGGAACTGAAAGAATGTCTTCAAAACTTAGGTTCTCAGtgagatttattaatttaaatgtgcgTTAA